In Luteitalea sp. TBR-22, one genomic interval encodes:
- a CDS encoding histidine triad nucleotide-binding protein: MSSCLFCRISAGEIPAKVIYQDADLVAFEDINPQAPLHCLVIPRRHIATLNDLTPEDAVLVGQMQYRAAQIARERGYADGGFRTVVNCNPDAGQTVFHIHLHLLAGRRLGWPPG; this comes from the coding sequence ATGTCCAGCTGCCTGTTCTGTCGCATCTCGGCCGGCGAGATTCCGGCGAAGGTGATCTACCAGGACGCCGACCTCGTGGCGTTCGAGGACATCAACCCGCAGGCGCCGCTGCACTGCCTCGTCATCCCGCGGCGGCACATCGCCACCCTGAACGACCTGACGCCGGAGGATGCGGTGCTGGTCGGGCAGATGCAGTACCGCGCCGCCCAGATCGCGCGCGAGCGCGGCTACGCCGATGGCGGCTTCCGGACGGTGGTCAACTGCAATCCGGACGCCGGCCAGACGGTGTTCCACATCCACCTGCACCTGCTGGCCGGCCGACGGCTGGGGTGGCCGCCGGGCTGA
- the ileS gene encoding isoleucine--tRNA ligase: MADWKNSVNLPRTDFPMKANLQVAEPAAIARWEAMDLYGQIAQARAGRPKYVLHDGPPYANGQIHIGHALNKILKDFVVKSKSMAGFDAPYVPGWDCHGLPIELQVDKELGAKKRDMSLADIRRACRAYAERHVKEQCADFRRLAVFGDWDHPYLTMQYEYQAAIVRALGRCVEEGLVYKGKKPVYWCISDRTALAEAEVEYEQHTSPSIYVEFKLDARDADALAARVPALAGRDVSVLIWTTTPWTIPSNLGIAFQPGFDYAAYDVDGRLVVVAEALAEATFAKAGRTPGTPVARMKGEVFDRIRFRHPLYDRESLGVLADYVTLEQGTGAVHTAPGHGADDFNTGQRYGLDTYAPIGPSGEFLADVELFAGVKVWDANPKVVEALRERGALWFTEKYEHSYPHCWRCHKPLIFLATPQWFIEMDHDGYREKALEAIKGVEWLPAWGEERIHNMLANRPDWCISRQRAWGVPIPAVTCTTCRESVLTTELTDRAAAVFLEHGADAWYERPIEEFLPAGLTCAHCGGTEFERERDILDVWFDSGTSHEGVLAVRPELQWPADMYLEGSDQYRGWFHSSLLVALGTRGQAPYRSVITHGFVVDEEGRKMSKSRGNNVVPQQVIEQSGAEVLRLWVAMVDYTEEVRLGKQILARTVEAYRKIRNTVRYLAANMYDFDPATDLVPHAEMLEVDRYALARYADAATKMRAAYERFDFQTIFHEVNRLTVVDLSAFYFDVSKDRLYTFGAASKARRSAQTAMYLMADGLARLLAPILPVTADELWRVLPPVHRSLGEGGGSREASVHVALFPEGVDAWRDEALVARYATRLELRDVVNAKLEEQRQAKVIGTSLEAAITLSGTGRFADALAGLTPDEVAAFCIVSEATVTTAPAGQAPDSLVVSVSRVGGEKCQRCWRYVPAVSTTADTEGLCGRCAEALGLAGVVPA; encoded by the coding sequence ATGGCCGACTGGAAAAACTCCGTCAACCTGCCCCGTACCGACTTCCCGATGAAGGCCAACCTGCAGGTCGCAGAACCTGCGGCGATTGCCCGCTGGGAGGCGATGGACCTGTACGGGCAGATTGCGCAGGCCCGCGCCGGGCGGCCGAAGTACGTCCTGCACGACGGCCCGCCGTACGCCAACGGACAGATCCACATCGGCCACGCCCTCAACAAGATCCTGAAGGACTTCGTCGTCAAGTCGAAGTCGATGGCCGGCTTCGACGCGCCGTACGTGCCGGGTTGGGACTGCCACGGCCTGCCGATCGAGTTGCAGGTCGACAAGGAGCTCGGCGCGAAGAAGCGCGACATGAGCCTGGCCGACATCCGACGCGCGTGCCGGGCGTATGCCGAGCGGCACGTCAAGGAGCAGTGCGCCGACTTCAGGCGCCTCGCCGTGTTCGGCGACTGGGACCACCCGTACCTGACGATGCAGTACGAGTACCAGGCGGCGATCGTCCGCGCCCTCGGCCGGTGCGTCGAGGAAGGCCTCGTCTACAAGGGCAAGAAGCCGGTCTACTGGTGCATCTCCGACCGCACGGCGCTGGCCGAGGCCGAGGTCGAGTACGAGCAGCACACGTCGCCGTCGATCTACGTCGAGTTCAAGCTCGACGCGCGTGACGCCGACGCGCTCGCCGCGCGCGTGCCGGCGCTCGCCGGTCGCGACGTGTCGGTGCTGATCTGGACGACGACCCCATGGACCATCCCGTCGAACCTCGGGATCGCGTTCCAGCCCGGCTTCGACTACGCCGCGTACGACGTCGACGGCCGCCTGGTCGTCGTGGCCGAGGCGCTGGCCGAGGCGACGTTTGCCAAGGCCGGGCGCACGCCGGGAACGCCGGTCGCGCGGATGAAGGGCGAGGTCTTCGATCGCATCCGCTTCCGGCACCCGCTGTACGACCGCGAGTCGCTCGGCGTGCTGGCCGACTACGTGACGCTCGAGCAGGGCACGGGCGCGGTGCACACGGCGCCGGGCCATGGCGCCGACGACTTCAACACCGGGCAGCGCTACGGCCTCGACACATACGCGCCGATCGGCCCCTCGGGCGAGTTCCTCGCCGACGTGGAGCTGTTCGCGGGCGTGAAGGTGTGGGACGCCAACCCGAAGGTGGTCGAGGCGCTGCGTGAACGCGGTGCGCTGTGGTTCACCGAGAAGTACGAGCACAGCTACCCGCACTGCTGGCGCTGCCACAAGCCGCTGATCTTCCTGGCGACGCCGCAGTGGTTCATCGAGATGGACCACGACGGGTACCGGGAGAAGGCGCTCGAGGCCATCAAGGGCGTCGAGTGGCTGCCGGCCTGGGGCGAGGAGCGCATCCACAACATGCTCGCCAACCGCCCCGACTGGTGCATCTCGCGCCAGCGCGCCTGGGGCGTGCCGATCCCCGCGGTCACGTGCACCACGTGCCGCGAGTCGGTGCTCACGACCGAGCTCACCGATCGCGCCGCGGCGGTGTTCCTCGAGCACGGCGCCGACGCGTGGTACGAGCGGCCCATCGAGGAGTTCCTGCCGGCTGGCTTGACGTGTGCGCACTGCGGCGGCACCGAGTTCGAGCGCGAGCGCGACATCCTCGACGTGTGGTTCGACTCGGGCACCAGCCACGAGGGCGTGCTCGCGGTGCGCCCCGAGCTGCAGTGGCCCGCCGACATGTACCTCGAGGGCAGCGACCAGTACCGCGGCTGGTTCCACAGCTCGCTGCTGGTCGCCCTCGGCACGCGCGGGCAGGCGCCCTATCGGTCAGTGATCACGCACGGCTTCGTCGTCGACGAAGAGGGCCGGAAGATGTCCAAGTCGCGGGGCAACAACGTCGTCCCGCAGCAGGTCATCGAGCAGAGCGGCGCCGAGGTGCTCCGGCTGTGGGTCGCGATGGTCGACTACACGGAGGAAGTGCGCCTCGGCAAGCAGATCCTGGCGCGCACCGTGGAGGCCTACCGCAAGATCCGCAACACGGTGCGGTACCTCGCGGCCAACATGTACGACTTCGATCCGGCCACCGACCTGGTGCCCCACGCGGAGATGCTCGAGGTCGACCGCTACGCGCTGGCGCGCTACGCCGACGCGGCGACGAAGATGCGGGCGGCGTACGAACGGTTCGACTTCCAGACGATCTTCCACGAGGTGAACCGGCTGACCGTGGTCGACCTGAGCGCCTTCTACTTCGACGTGTCCAAGGACCGGCTGTACACGTTCGGCGCCGCCTCGAAGGCGCGACGCTCGGCGCAGACGGCGATGTACCTGATGGCCGACGGCCTGGCGCGGCTGCTCGCGCCGATCCTGCCGGTGACCGCCGACGAACTGTGGCGCGTGCTGCCCCCTGTCCACCGTAGCCTTGGCGAAGGTGGAGGGTCGCGCGAGGCCTCGGTGCACGTCGCGCTGTTCCCGGAGGGCGTCGACGCCTGGCGCGACGAGGCGCTGGTGGCGCGGTACGCGACCCGCCTCGAGTTGCGCGACGTGGTGAACGCGAAGCTCGAGGAGCAGCGGCAGGCCAAGGTGATCGGCACGTCGCTCGAGGCCGCCATCACCCTGTCGGGCACCGGCCGCTTCGCGGACGCGCTCGCCGGGCTCACGCCCGACGAGGTCGCCGCCTTCTGCATCGTCAGCGAGGCCACCGTGACGACGGCGCCGGCCGGCCAGGCGCCGGATTCGTTGGTGGTGTCGGTGTCGCGCGTCGGTGGCGAGAAGTGCCAGCGGTGCTGGCGCTACGTGCCGGCCGTCAGCACGACCGCCGACACGGAAGGCCTCTGCGGCCGGTGCGCCGAGGCGCTCGGCCTGGCCGGAGTCGTGCCCGCATGA
- the lspA gene encoding signal peptidase II has protein sequence MSDRTPAGSARAQAGPAASVGSARGTRARPAWARPEIWLTALLVVADQLTKLLVLQRIPLHATVTVIPGVLNLTYVRNTGAAFGMLNASDFAYKPLIVAGLALVALIGILWYAQKFAGDAWPARYGFVLIVAGAVGNLIDRVTLGYVIDFVDVYAGAWHFWAFNVADAAITIGAVLFAADTLFSRRHVPEAA, from the coding sequence ATGAGCGACCGCACCCCGGCGGGGTCGGCGCGGGCCCAGGCAGGGCCGGCTGCCTCCGTCGGCTCCGCTCGGGGTACGCGCGCCCGGCCCGCCTGGGCGCGGCCCGAGATCTGGCTCACCGCGTTGCTCGTGGTCGCGGACCAGTTGACCAAGCTGCTGGTGCTGCAGCGCATCCCGCTGCACGCCACGGTCACGGTGATCCCCGGGGTGCTGAACCTCACGTACGTCCGCAACACCGGCGCGGCATTCGGCATGCTGAACGCGAGTGACTTCGCGTACAAGCCACTGATCGTCGCCGGGCTGGCGCTCGTCGCGTTGATTGGCATCCTCTGGTACGCGCAGAAGTTCGCAGGGGACGCCTGGCCGGCTCGCTACGGGTTCGTGCTGATCGTCGCCGGCGCCGTCGGCAACCTGATCGATCGCGTCACCCTCGGCTACGTGATCGATTTCGTCGACGTCTACGCGGGGGCATGGCATTTCTGGGCCTTCAACGTCGCCGACGCCGCCATCACGATCGGTGCCGTCCTGTTCGCCGCCGACACGCTCTTCTCGAGGCGCCATGTTCCCGAAGCTGCTTGA
- the lgt gene encoding prolipoprotein diacylglyceryl transferase — translation MFPKLLDLGPLTVYSYGVLLAAAYLGGLQLSLIRAKARGLDPARVMDLGIYIIVSALVGAKLLLVLVDADHFLREPADLLSLARSGGVFYGGLILAVLVGLWYVRKHQLPTWRIADVIAPGIAFGHVVGRMGCFLAGCCYGHETTVPWAVTFTNPLALENVGTPLGVPLHPTQLYEAGAEAIILALILGLENKGRPFHGRTFWGYMLVYGLSRFVIEFFRGDPRGMVVDGLSTSQFISLLIVPLSLVMLYWLSRAPADAKPAAPRARAARA, via the coding sequence ATGTTCCCGAAGCTGCTTGATCTGGGGCCACTGACCGTCTACTCGTACGGCGTGCTGCTGGCAGCGGCCTACCTCGGCGGGCTGCAGCTGTCGCTGATCCGCGCCAAGGCCCGCGGGCTCGACCCGGCGCGCGTGATGGACCTCGGCATCTACATCATCGTGAGCGCGCTGGTCGGCGCCAAGCTGCTGCTGGTGCTGGTCGATGCCGACCACTTCCTGCGTGAACCGGCCGACCTGCTGTCGCTCGCGCGGTCGGGCGGCGTCTTCTATGGCGGGCTCATCCTCGCGGTGCTCGTCGGCCTGTGGTACGTGCGCAAGCACCAGTTGCCCACCTGGCGCATCGCCGATGTCATCGCCCCGGGCATCGCATTCGGCCACGTCGTCGGCAGGATGGGCTGCTTCCTCGCCGGGTGCTGTTACGGGCACGAGACCACCGTGCCATGGGCGGTCACCTTCACCAACCCGCTGGCGCTGGAGAACGTCGGTACGCCGCTCGGCGTGCCGTTGCACCCCACGCAACTGTACGAGGCAGGCGCCGAGGCCATCATCCTGGCCCTGATTCTGGGCCTCGAGAACAAGGGCCGTCCCTTCCACGGGCGGACCTTCTGGGGGTACATGCTGGTGTACGGCCTGTCGCGGTTCGTGATCGAGTTCTTCCGCGGCGACCCGCGCGGCATGGTGGTGGACGGCCTGTCCACGTCGCAGTTCATCTCGTTGCTGATCGTGCCGCTGAGCCTGGTGATGTTGTACTGGCTCTCGCGCGCGCCGGCCGACGCCAAACCCGCTGCGCCGCGCGCCCGCGCGGCCCGGGCCTGA
- a CDS encoding RluA family pseudouridine synthase codes for MHDEEFEDEAVEAGEGDPVTLVIGEDEAGQRADQALAALLPGLSRSQVQRLIKDGQVRIGDRVLAKSSEVLAAGTTLVVQVPDAAPSDAVAEDIPLDILFEDDHVIVVNKPAGMVVHPAAGHASGTLVNALLHHAQELSGVAGGARPGIVHRLDKGTSGVMVVAKTDQAHQELARQFHDREVEKEYVALVWGLVHNGRRIEAPIGRDPNDRQKMTTRARRSRAAVTRVTWALHLPGVSLIRVAIHTGRTHQIRVHLSSIGHPVCGDATYGGIPRRIAPHLKALSSLQRPFLHAERLVFTHPTERRRMEFEAPLAEDLTLVLEQLDAAVAKFGYKTLQNP; via the coding sequence ATGCACGACGAGGAGTTCGAGGACGAGGCCGTCGAGGCGGGTGAAGGCGACCCCGTGACGCTCGTGATCGGCGAGGACGAGGCCGGCCAGCGCGCCGACCAGGCGCTCGCTGCCCTGCTCCCGGGTCTCTCCCGCTCGCAGGTGCAGCGTCTGATCAAGGACGGACAGGTGCGGATCGGCGATCGGGTGCTCGCCAAGTCCAGTGAGGTGCTGGCTGCCGGCACCACCCTCGTGGTGCAGGTGCCCGATGCCGCGCCGTCCGATGCCGTGGCGGAGGACATCCCGCTCGACATCCTGTTCGAGGACGACCACGTGATCGTGGTCAACAAACCGGCGGGCATGGTGGTCCACCCGGCCGCCGGACATGCCAGCGGCACGCTCGTGAATGCCTTGCTGCACCACGCGCAGGAACTCAGCGGCGTGGCTGGCGGCGCGCGTCCCGGCATCGTGCACCGGCTCGACAAGGGGACGTCCGGCGTCATGGTCGTCGCCAAGACCGACCAGGCGCACCAGGAGCTGGCGCGGCAGTTCCACGACCGCGAGGTCGAGAAGGAGTACGTCGCCCTGGTGTGGGGGCTGGTGCACAACGGCCGGCGCATCGAGGCGCCCATCGGCCGCGACCCCAACGATCGACAGAAGATGACGACGCGCGCCCGGCGTTCGCGCGCCGCGGTCACGCGCGTCACGTGGGCGCTCCACCTGCCCGGCGTGTCCTTGATTCGGGTGGCCATCCACACGGGCCGCACGCACCAGATCCGCGTGCACCTCAGCTCGATCGGCCACCCGGTGTGCGGCGATGCGACCTACGGCGGGATCCCTCGCCGCATCGCGCCGCACCTCAAGGCGCTGTCGTCGCTGCAGCGGCCGTTCCTGCACGCCGAGCGGTTGGTCTTCACGCACCCGACCGAGCGGCGCCGCATGGAGTTCGAGGCGCCCCTTGCCGAGGACCTCACGCTGGTGCTCGAGCAACTCGATGCCGCGGTGGCGAAGTTCGGGTACAAGACGCTGCAGAATCCATGA
- a CDS encoding NUDIX hydrolase codes for MTELSSSLEYTGRVFTVTKDRVRLPHGVETTMDIVRHRGSVVLIPMPDETSLILIRQYRHAIGQHVWELPAGSLDPDEAPDEAALRECHEEIGQKARQAVRIASLYPSPGYTTEVMHFYKLTGLYVPDEAAAQDDDEHIEPRVFTLDELRAAVAAGEITDMKTVAALQWL; via the coding sequence ATGACTGAACTGTCCTCTTCGCTCGAATACACCGGGCGCGTCTTCACCGTCACCAAGGATCGCGTGCGCCTGCCGCATGGCGTCGAGACCACCATGGACATCGTGCGGCACCGCGGCTCGGTGGTGTTGATCCCGATGCCCGACGAGACCTCCCTGATCCTGATCAGGCAGTATCGCCACGCGATAGGCCAGCACGTGTGGGAGCTGCCGGCCGGCAGCCTGGACCCGGACGAAGCGCCCGACGAGGCCGCCCTCAGGGAGTGTCACGAGGAGATCGGCCAGAAGGCCAGGCAGGCGGTGCGCATCGCGTCGCTGTATCCGTCGCCGGGATACACGACCGAGGTGATGCACTTCTACAAGCTGACCGGGCTCTACGTGCCCGACGAGGCAGCGGCCCAGGATGACGACGAGCACATCGAGCCGCGGGTCTTCACGCTGGATGAGTTGCGGGCGGCCGTCGCCGCTGGCGAGATCACCGACATGAAGACCGTCGCCGCGCTGCAGTGGCTGTAG
- a CDS encoding TraR/DksA C4-type zinc finger protein: MAVARGVLSQSALETNRKERGQAMKSTRTSTRTINTDRHAELRRILEHRRLELGRELRRHIHDVRAIGPTDQAQGVVDAEEASVSDIQEDIEIALLQMKTETLNRVNEAIGRLEAGSYGFCYECGDEISEARLRALPFALRCKDCEEEREQAEARDKFFARRGTAAAIMDIAS, encoded by the coding sequence ATGGCCGTGGCACGAGGCGTGCTTAGTCAATCGGCACTTGAGACGAACCGAAAGGAGCGTGGACAGGCCATGAAGTCGACCCGAACGTCCACTCGCACCATCAATACAGACCGTCACGCAGAGCTTCGCCGCATTCTCGAGCACCGCAGGCTCGAGCTCGGCAGGGAGCTGCGCCGCCACATCCACGACGTCAGGGCCATCGGCCCCACCGACCAGGCGCAAGGGGTCGTGGATGCCGAAGAGGCCTCGGTGTCCGACATCCAGGAGGACATCGAGATCGCCCTCCTCCAGATGAAGACCGAGACCCTCAATCGCGTCAACGAGGCGATTGGACGGCTCGAGGCGGGCAGCTACGGTTTCTGCTACGAATGCGGGGACGAGATCTCCGAGGCGCGCCTGCGCGCGCTGCCCTTCGCGCTCCGCTGCAAGGATTGCGAAGAGGAACGTGAGCAGGCCGAGGCGCGCGACAAGTTCTTCGCCCGCCGCGGCACCGCCGCCGCCATCATGGACATCGCGAGCTGA
- the rpmB gene encoding 50S ribosomal protein L28 encodes MANRCEVCGKGPTFGNNISHAHNVTSRRFNANLQTVRALVNGAAKRLKVCTRCIRSGKVTKAA; translated from the coding sequence ATGGCAAATCGTTGCGAAGTCTGCGGCAAGGGTCCCACGTTCGGCAACAACATCAGCCACGCGCACAACGTCACGTCGCGCCGGTTCAACGCGAACCTGCAGACGGTGCGGGCGCTGGTGAACGGGGCGGCGAAGCGGCTGAAGGTGTGCACGCGCTGCATCCGTTCGGGCAAGGTGACCAAGGCCGCCTAG
- a CDS encoding RidA family protein gives MATRASVSSPDAPQAIGPYSQAIRAGQFLFLSGQIPLDPSSGEVVAGDVRAQTRRVLDNIAGVLSAAGVSMDAVVKTTVFLVDMADFAAMNEVYATAFESPAPARSTVQVSRLPRDVRVEIEVVALLP, from the coding sequence ATGGCCACGCGCGCGTCGGTCTCCTCGCCGGACGCCCCGCAGGCCATCGGTCCGTACTCCCAGGCCATCAGGGCCGGCCAGTTCCTGTTCCTGTCGGGACAGATCCCTCTCGATCCGTCGTCGGGCGAGGTGGTGGCGGGCGACGTGCGCGCGCAGACGCGCCGCGTCCTCGACAACATCGCCGGCGTGCTGTCGGCAGCGGGCGTGTCCATGGACGCCGTGGTCAAGACCACGGTCTTCCTGGTCGACATGGCCGACTTCGCGGCGATGAACGAGGTCTACGCGACCGCGTTCGAGTCGCCGGCGCCGGCCCGCTCCACCGTGCAGGTCTCGCGCCTCCCGCGTGACGTGCGCGTGGAGATCGAAGTGGTCGCCCTGCTCCCGTAA
- a CDS encoding bifunctional (p)ppGpp synthetase/guanosine-3',5'-bis(diphosphate) 3'-pyrophosphohydrolase, with protein MIRFEDLVDKVRRYSPDADLELLRRAYVFSAREHKGQVRHSGEPYLVHPLEVANLLADMRLDAVAVAAGLLHDVVEDTLTSIERVAELFGPEVAHVVEGVTKLSSIPFSSKEAQQAENFRRMFLAMVDDIRVILVKLADRLHNMRTLGHVPDEKRERIARETLDIYAPIANRLGMSKVKNELEELSFKALEPRAYEELRDKVEQRRRTTQGLIEELRSTIQAKLTEAQVPVVSIDGRIKRLYSIYLKLRRQRIDLDQVYDLVALRVVVTSVKDCYAVLGIVHQTWQPVPERIKDFIAMPRPNGYQSLHTSVISDRGLPFEIQIRTEEMHRVAEEGIAAHWKYKEGRVGAQRDEQYFKWLRQLLEWQQDVRDPHEFITSLKIELYPEEIYCFTPGGELKELPREATIVDFAYAVHTDVGHQCVGGRVNGKMVPLRHLLKNGDIVEILTQGGHKPSRDWLTFVKTSRAKNKIRHFIQLEEKTRSVELGKKLFEKEARRYDINPKNIPNDAWQRVSSDSGMQKVDDLLAAVGWGKLTARLLLSKLVPLEDLQEKPPETGLLATVKKVLRPRAGEDKIRVRGADDLLVFRAKCCNPIKGEKIVGYITRGKGVSVHSASCRNVTNLMYDPERRIDVEWDTGDDPSAPYTVRLGIQVEDRKGMLAAISSQVSAINTNIRTMEATTAQEQGFIDMTVEIQDVKHLDKVIRAVKGIPGVLAVDRTGGGRTEERAS; from the coding sequence ATGATTCGGTTCGAGGACCTGGTCGACAAGGTCCGCCGCTACAGCCCCGACGCCGACCTCGAGCTGCTCCGGCGGGCGTACGTGTTCTCCGCCCGGGAGCACAAGGGGCAGGTCCGCCACTCCGGCGAACCGTACCTCGTGCACCCCCTCGAGGTGGCCAACCTGCTGGCCGACATGCGCCTCGATGCGGTGGCCGTGGCCGCCGGCCTGCTCCACGACGTCGTCGAGGACACCCTCACGTCGATCGAGCGGGTCGCCGAGCTGTTCGGCCCCGAGGTCGCTCACGTCGTCGAGGGGGTCACCAAGCTCTCCAGCATCCCCTTCTCCTCCAAGGAGGCCCAGCAGGCCGAGAACTTCCGCCGGATGTTCCTGGCCATGGTCGACGACATCCGCGTCATCCTGGTCAAGCTGGCCGACCGCCTCCACAACATGCGGACCCTCGGCCACGTCCCAGACGAGAAGCGCGAGCGCATCGCCAGGGAGACCCTGGACATCTACGCCCCGATCGCCAACCGGCTCGGCATGAGCAAGGTCAAGAACGAGCTCGAGGAGCTCTCGTTCAAGGCCCTCGAGCCGCGGGCGTACGAGGAGCTGCGCGACAAGGTCGAACAGCGCCGGCGCACCACGCAGGGCCTGATCGAGGAACTGCGGAGCACGATTCAGGCCAAGCTCACCGAGGCCCAGGTGCCGGTCGTGTCCATCGACGGCCGCATCAAGCGCCTCTACAGCATCTACCTGAAGCTGCGCCGCCAACGCATCGATCTGGACCAGGTGTACGACCTGGTGGCCCTCCGCGTCGTCGTCACCAGCGTCAAGGACTGCTACGCGGTGCTCGGGATCGTCCACCAGACCTGGCAGCCCGTGCCCGAGCGCATCAAGGACTTCATCGCGATGCCCCGGCCCAACGGCTACCAGTCGCTGCACACGTCGGTGATCAGCGATCGCGGCCTGCCGTTCGAGATCCAGATTCGCACCGAGGAGATGCACCGCGTCGCCGAGGAGGGCATCGCCGCCCACTGGAAGTACAAGGAGGGCCGCGTCGGCGCCCAGCGCGACGAGCAGTACTTCAAGTGGCTGCGCCAGCTCCTCGAGTGGCAGCAGGACGTGCGCGATCCGCACGAGTTCATCACCAGCCTGAAGATCGAGCTCTATCCGGAGGAGATCTACTGCTTCACGCCCGGCGGGGAGCTGAAGGAGCTGCCACGCGAGGCGACGATCGTCGACTTCGCCTACGCCGTGCACACCGACGTCGGGCACCAGTGCGTCGGCGGCCGCGTGAACGGCAAGATGGTGCCGCTCCGCCACCTCCTCAAGAACGGCGACATCGTCGAGATCCTCACGCAGGGCGGCCACAAGCCGAGCCGAGACTGGCTGACCTTCGTCAAGACTTCGCGCGCCAAGAACAAGATCCGGCACTTCATCCAGCTCGAGGAGAAGACGCGGTCGGTCGAGCTCGGCAAGAAGCTGTTCGAGAAGGAAGCCCGGCGCTACGACATCAACCCGAAGAACATCCCCAACGACGCCTGGCAGCGCGTGTCCAGCGACTCGGGGATGCAGAAGGTGGACGATCTGCTGGCCGCCGTCGGATGGGGCAAGCTGACCGCCCGGCTCCTCCTGTCCAAGCTGGTCCCGCTCGAGGACCTGCAGGAGAAGCCGCCCGAGACCGGCCTGCTCGCCACCGTCAAGAAGGTCCTGCGTCCGCGGGCCGGCGAGGACAAGATCCGCGTGCGCGGCGCCGACGACCTGCTGGTCTTCCGCGCCAAGTGCTGCAACCCGATCAAGGGCGAGAAGATCGTCGGCTACATCACCCGCGGCAAGGGCGTGTCGGTGCACTCGGCGTCGTGCCGCAACGTGACCAACCTGATGTACGACCCGGAGCGCCGCATCGACGTCGAGTGGGACACCGGCGACGACCCGAGCGCGCCCTACACGGTGCGGCTCGGCATCCAGGTGGAGGATCGCAAGGGCATGCTGGCCGCGATCAGCAGCCAGGTGTCGGCCATCAACACCAACATCCGGACGATGGAGGCCACCACCGCGCAGGAGCAGGGCTTCATCGACATGACCGTCGAGATCCAGGACGTGAAGCACCTCGACAAGGTGATTCGCGCCGTGAAGGGCATTCCGGGAGTGCTCGCCGTCGACAGGACGGGCGGGGGGCGGACCGAGGAGAGAGCCTCGTAA
- a CDS encoding lipopolysaccharide assembly protein LapB — MSTRLTIVRLVAIAGLSVSLTACGKVAAQMSFKDGINAYQQQNYREAIAEFSQAVEYDFEYRPYAYFYLANAHDNAYKFSRKGQPENDAHLTEAEKYYKQAFEAIDPSSREGQGAIFKKRALEYLVGLYGPEKLNKPDQAEEVGKQIVALDPKDVNNYFGLAKLYEDAGRTEEAEQMLTRAKEVAPQNVDVQLQLAGFYNRQGNFDKTMEAFQTRIQLEPNNPEAYHTVAGYFEEKVRKDYTLSPATKADYIKRGLEASNKSIEIKDDYVDAMVMKNLLLRQQALIEKAPARQQELLKEANALRDKAIATRNRLQGEADAAEAAAKAKAAKKSE, encoded by the coding sequence ATGTCGACGCGGTTGACCATTGTCCGGCTCGTGGCCATTGCAGGTCTCAGCGTGTCGCTGACGGCCTGCGGCAAGGTGGCGGCCCAGATGTCGTTCAAGGACGGCATCAACGCCTACCAGCAACAGAACTATCGCGAGGCCATCGCGGAGTTCTCTCAGGCGGTCGAGTACGACTTCGAGTACCGGCCGTACGCCTATTTCTACCTGGCCAACGCCCACGACAACGCGTACAAGTTCTCCCGCAAGGGTCAGCCCGAGAACGACGCGCACCTGACCGAGGCCGAGAAGTACTACAAGCAGGCGTTCGAGGCGATCGACCCCAGCTCGCGCGAGGGCCAGGGCGCGATCTTCAAGAAGCGCGCGCTCGAATACCTCGTCGGGCTGTACGGCCCGGAAAAGCTGAACAAGCCGGATCAGGCCGAGGAAGTCGGCAAGCAGATCGTGGCGCTCGACCCGAAGGACGTGAACAACTACTTCGGCCTCGCCAAGCTGTACGAGGACGCCGGGCGCACCGAGGAGGCCGAGCAGATGCTGACGCGCGCCAAGGAAGTGGCGCCGCAGAACGTCGACGTGCAGCTGCAGCTGGCCGGCTTCTACAACCGTCAGGGCAATTTCGACAAGACCATGGAAGCGTTCCAGACCCGCATCCAGCTCGAGCCGAACAACCCCGAGGCCTACCACACGGTGGCGGGCTACTTCGAGGAAAAGGTCCGCAAGGACTACACCCTGAGCCCGGCGACCAAGGCCGACTACATCAAGCGCGGCCTCGAGGCCTCCAACAAGTCGATCGAGATCAAGGACGACTACGTGGACGCCATGGTCATGAAGAACCTGCTGCTCCGCCAGCAGGCGCTGATCGAGAAGGCGCCGGCCCGGCAGCAGGAGCTGCTCAAGGAAGCCAACGCGCTGCGTGACAAGGCGATCGCCACCCGCAACCGCCTGCAGGGCGAGGCCGACGCCGCCGAGGCGGCCGCCAAGGCCAAGGCGGCCAAGAAGTCAGAGTAG